A genomic segment from Bryobacteraceae bacterium encodes:
- a CDS encoding efflux RND transporter periplasmic adaptor subunit: protein MKKLAVVVLLAAVAWIVWTRRPNPIAVETAKATVGPLSVWIVEEGEARARDRFVVAAPVTGRMARIVLREGERVATGQTITRISPVALDPRSKAEGESRVAAAEAAAQEAEDRAGVEKSQFGLARRERERAEKLYKTGDVALERVDQARSAERTAQQSWDAAVHRLEAARQDVKTARAALLAGNVERPAESVAVRSPVSGRVLTIFEESERVVTAGAPLVAVGDAGRLEVVVDVLSSDAVRIVPGARVLLEGWGGDQDLRAVVRVIEPQAFRKVSALGVEERRVHVVADFVDPPGRLGDAYRVEARIELWRGEKVVKVPADASFRDGEKWAVFVVDGGVAKRRIVEIGHRGADEVEVTEGLKEGETAIVRPPRDLAEGVAVHPATN, encoded by the coding sequence ATGAAGAAGCTTGCGGTTGTGGTGTTGCTGGCGGCTGTGGCGTGGATTGTGTGGACGCGGCGGCCAAACCCGATCGCCGTGGAGACGGCGAAGGCCACCGTGGGTCCGCTCAGCGTGTGGATCGTCGAAGAAGGCGAGGCGCGCGCGCGGGACCGGTTCGTGGTGGCCGCGCCCGTCACCGGGCGCATGGCGCGGATCGTATTGCGCGAGGGCGAACGCGTTGCCACGGGGCAGACGATCACCCGCATCTCACCCGTGGCGCTTGATCCGCGCAGCAAGGCCGAAGGCGAGTCCCGCGTGGCGGCGGCGGAGGCGGCCGCGCAGGAGGCGGAGGATCGCGCCGGCGTGGAGAAGTCGCAGTTTGGGCTTGCTCGGCGCGAGCGGGAGCGGGCCGAAAAGCTCTACAAAACCGGCGACGTTGCGCTGGAGCGGGTGGACCAGGCCCGCTCCGCCGAACGCACGGCGCAGCAATCGTGGGACGCGGCCGTCCACCGGCTGGAAGCCGCGCGGCAGGATGTGAAGACGGCGCGGGCGGCGCTGCTGGCGGGGAATGTGGAGCGGCCCGCCGAATCCGTGGCAGTGCGGTCTCCGGTGAGCGGGCGCGTGTTGACGATCTTCGAAGAGAGCGAGCGGGTGGTGACGGCTGGCGCGCCGCTGGTTGCCGTAGGCGATGCCGGGCGGTTGGAAGTGGTTGTCGACGTTCTGTCGTCGGACGCGGTGCGGATTGTTCCCGGGGCGCGCGTGCTGCTCGAAGGCTGGGGCGGTGACCAGGACCTGCGAGCGGTGGTCCGTGTGATTGAGCCGCAGGCGTTCAGGAAAGTGTCGGCGTTGGGCGTGGAGGAACGGCGCGTTCACGTGGTTGCCGACTTCGTCGATCCGCCCGGGCGCCTCGGCGACGCCTATCGCGTGGAGGCGCGCATCGAGCTATGGCGCGGGGAGAAGGTGGTGAAAGTGCCCGCCGACGCGTCGTTTCGGGACGGTGAGAAATGGGCGGTGTTTGTCGTCGACGGCGGCGTGGCGAAGCGGCGTATCGTTGAAATCGGACACCGAGGGGCGGACGAGGTGGAAGTAACGGAAGGATTGAAAGAAGGCGAGACGGCAATCGTCCGTCCGCCGCGGGACCTGGCCGAGGGCGTCGCCGTGCACCCTGCTACAAATTAA